From Bacteroidota bacterium, a single genomic window includes:
- a CDS encoding NAD(P)/FAD-dependent oxidoreductase, whose amino-acid sequence MAFDTAFCSHQAWSVSISSIFCSTILTHLGSVGSFNPNIICIFNKTKVQIQLNKVAVIGGGAAGFFAAINIKMFNPNCEVVLFEKTNKLLTKVLVSGGGRCNVTNACYENAVLVKNYPRGEKELRSVFSRFSTEDIVSWFRNYDIELKTEPDGRMFPVSNNSATIANCFLKEAQQLGIKINLGSELISITKTDSAAYVLEFKNGTIFNADKLLITTGGSAKEESYSFIKKLGHSIVSPIPSLFTFNVPNNPILKLLGISVPQAIVSIRNTKLQLQGPLLITHWGLSGPVILKLSAFGATELHKVNYNFSVEVNWVGEQNKAYFMEQLIQHKKKNHVKNVLNSSIGNLPSRLWEFFVAKSGIPENAKWADLSNEKLNRLFVCLVADVYEAKGKTTFKEEFVTCGGVSLNEVDLKRMESKINQNVFFAGEVLNIDGITGGFNFQNAWSTAWIAAKSITEK is encoded by the coding sequence ATGGCATTTGATACTGCTTTTTGCTCGCACCAAGCATGGTCGGTTAGTATTTCATCTATATTTTGTTCTACAATATTAACCCATCTTGGGTCGGTGGGTAGTTTTAATCCTAACATAATTTGTATTTTTAACAAAACAAAAGTACAAATACAATTGAATAAAGTTGCAGTAATAGGAGGTGGAGCCGCAGGTTTTTTTGCAGCTATTAATATAAAAATGTTTAATCCAAACTGCGAGGTAGTTTTGTTTGAAAAAACGAATAAGTTGCTTACAAAAGTTTTGGTGTCGGGAGGGGGGAGATGCAATGTAACAAACGCATGTTACGAAAATGCTGTGCTTGTAAAAAATTACCCTCGTGGAGAGAAAGAGTTAAGAAGCGTTTTTAGTAGGTTTAGTACAGAAGATATTGTGAGTTGGTTTAGAAATTATGATATAGAATTGAAAACAGAGCCCGATGGAAGAATGTTCCCTGTATCTAACAATTCTGCCACGATTGCAAATTGTTTTTTAAAAGAGGCTCAGCAACTAGGAATAAAAATAAATTTAGGTTCTGAGTTAATTTCGATTACTAAGACAGATTCTGCTGCCTACGTTCTTGAATTTAAAAACGGAACAATTTTTAATGCAGACAAACTATTGATTACAACCGGAGGGAGTGCCAAAGAGGAATCGTATTCGTTTATAAAAAAACTGGGACATTCTATTGTTTCGCCCATCCCATCCTTGTTTACATTTAATGTTCCTAATAATCCTATTTTAAAACTATTGGGTATAAGTGTACCACAAGCAATTGTGTCTATTAGAAACACAAAGTTGCAGTTGCAAGGTCCTTTGCTCATCACTCATTGGGGGCTTAGTGGCCCTGTAATACTTAAGCTGTCAGCATTTGGTGCTACGGAATTGCATAAAGTGAATTATAATTTTAGTGTGGAGGTAAATTGGGTAGGGGAGCAGAATAAAGCTTATTTTATGGAACAGTTGATTCAGCACAAAAAAAAGAACCATGTAAAGAATGTACTTAATTCTTCTATCGGTAATTTACCGTCTAGACTTTGGGAATTTTTTGTTGCTAAATCCGGAATACCCGAAAATGCCAAATGGGCCGATTTATCGAACGAAAAGTTGAATAGGTTATTTGTGTGCTTGGTTGCTGATGTTTATGAAGCAAAAGGTAAAACAACTTTTAAAGAGGAGTTTGTAACCTGTGGTGGTGTTAGTTTGAATGAGGTTGATTTAAAAAGAATGGAAAGTAAAATCAACCAAAATGTTTTTTTTGCTGGAGAGGTATTAAATATTGATGGTATTACCGGTGGATTTAATTTTCAAAATGCGTGGTCTACAGCCTGGATTGCGGCTAAAAGCATTACAGAAAAATAA
- a CDS encoding phosphoribosylaminoimidazolesuccinocarboxamide synthase, with protein sequence MASALTQTNYTFPNQTNYYKGKVRDVYTIADKYLVMVVSDRISAFDVVLPKGIPYKGQVLNQIAHKFLKATEDILPNWIIDVPDPMVTIGRMCQPFKVEMVIRGYLSGHAWREYSAGKRMLCGVQMPDGMKENDKFPTPIITPSTKASVGHDEDISKADIIARGVVTKADYEQLEIYTHAIYKRGCEIADKQGLILVDTKYEFGKIDDTIYLIDEIHTPDSSRYFYKEGYTERQQNGEAQKQLSKEFVRQWLISNGFQGKEGQTIPEMSEDWVNQISERYIELYEKITGEKFTKDNNNNLSERIEKNIAASLQTLKK encoded by the coding sequence ATGGCAAGTGCTTTAACTCAAACCAATTATACATTCCCAAATCAAACCAACTACTATAAAGGTAAAGTGCGTGATGTATATACTATTGCCGACAAATATTTAGTAATGGTTGTTTCTGATCGTATTTCTGCATTTGATGTAGTGCTACCAAAAGGTATTCCGTACAAGGGACAGGTGCTAAATCAAATTGCTCACAAATTTTTGAAAGCAACAGAAGATATTTTGCCAAATTGGATAATTGATGTTCCTGACCCGATGGTTACAATAGGAAGAATGTGCCAACCATTTAAAGTAGAAATGGTTATTCGTGGTTACTTAAGTGGGCATGCCTGGCGAGAATACAGTGCCGGAAAACGTATGTTATGCGGAGTACAAATGCCCGATGGAATGAAAGAAAACGATAAATTTCCAACTCCAATTATTACCCCTTCTACCAAAGCTTCCGTTGGTCATGACGAAGATATTTCAAAAGCAGATATTATAGCCAGAGGAGTTGTTACAAAAGCCGATTACGAACAATTAGAAATCTACACACATGCAATTTATAAAAGAGGATGTGAGATAGCGGATAAGCAAGGACTAATACTCGTTGATACTAAATATGAATTTGGCAAAATTGATGATACAATATACTTGATAGATGAAATTCATACTCCTGATTCCTCACGATATTTTTATAAAGAAGGGTATACTGAACGCCAACAAAACGGAGAAGCGCAAAAACAATTGTCTAAGGAATTTGTAAGACAGTGGCTTATATCAAATGGTTTTCAAGGAAAAGAAGGACAAACTATTCCGGAAATGAGCGAAGATTGGGTAAATCAAATTTCGGAAAGATACATTGAGTTGTATGAAAAAATTACCGGAGAAAAATTTACAAAAGACAATAACAACAATTTATCTGAACGAATAGAAAAAAACATTGCTGCATCTTTACAAACACTTAAAAAATAA
- a CDS encoding antibiotic biosynthesis monooxygenase: MITRIVKMTFIPEKVDSFLEVFNVSKHLIRNFDGCKGLKLLNDKNSPSIFFTYSIWENSEALENYRNSELFKSTWAKTKILFAGKPEAYSTNAIFEE, encoded by the coding sequence ATGATTACAAGAATAGTGAAAATGACATTTATTCCTGAAAAGGTCGATTCCTTTTTAGAGGTTTTTAATGTATCAAAACATCTAATTAGAAATTTTGATGGCTGCAAAGGATTGAAACTACTTAACGATAAAAACTCTCCTTCCATATTTTTCACCTATAGTATTTGGGAAAACTCAGAAGCATTAGAGAATTATAGAAATTCTGAATTGTTTAAATCTACATGGGCTAAAACAAAAATTCTTTTTGCCGGTAAACCAGAAGCCTATTCTACCAACGCTATTTTTGAGGAATAA
- a CDS encoding PhoH family protein, whose protein sequence is MNEKTIILNSVNPIDIYGVNDTQLEAIKKQFPKLKIIARGETLKLIGDEQEIAIFESKLTMLIDYVNRYGKLTETNIEEIVSSVNDTAETPINSNDVLVFGNGGLIIKPKTKNQRKLVESCRKNDIVFAIGPAGTGKTYTAVALAVQALKNKQVRKIILTRPAVEAGENLGFLPGDLKEKLDPYLQPLYDALHDMIPADKLAYYLETRVIQIAPLAFMRGRTLDHAFVILDEAQNATEGQLKMFLTRMGSSAKFVITGDVTQVDLPKHQKSGLSQAMRLFKNVDGIDFVLLNNSDVIRHRLVKSIIEIYEKESNN, encoded by the coding sequence TTGAACGAAAAAACTATCATTCTTAATTCAGTAAACCCCATCGATATTTATGGTGTAAACGATACTCAATTAGAGGCGATAAAAAAACAATTTCCAAAACTGAAAATAATTGCCCGTGGCGAAACTCTTAAGTTAATTGGAGATGAGCAAGAAATAGCCATTTTTGAAAGTAAACTAACAATGCTTATCGATTATGTTAATCGCTACGGAAAGCTTACGGAAACGAATATAGAAGAAATAGTATCAAGTGTAAATGACACAGCAGAAACACCTATAAACTCAAACGATGTGCTTGTGTTTGGGAATGGAGGATTGATTATAAAACCAAAAACAAAAAATCAACGTAAGTTGGTAGAAAGTTGTCGCAAAAATGATATTGTTTTTGCCATTGGTCCTGCAGGTACAGGAAAAACATATACCGCTGTTGCATTAGCTGTGCAAGCGTTAAAAAACAAACAAGTTCGAAAAATTATTCTTACACGACCAGCTGTGGAAGCCGGAGAGAATTTAGGTTTTTTGCCGGGAGATTTAAAAGAAAAGCTCGACCCTTATTTGCAACCATTGTACGATGCCTTGCACGATATGATTCCGGCCGACAAACTAGCATATTATTTAGAAACACGAGTAATTCAAATTGCACCGCTAGCTTTTATGCGCGGTAGAACGCTCGATCATGCTTTTGTAATATTGGACGAGGCACAAAATGCTACTGAAGGTCAGTTGAAAATGTTTTTGACCAGAATGGGCTCTTCTGCTAAATTTGTTATTACAGGAGATGTTACACAAGTAGATTTACCTAAACACCAAAAATCAGGCTTAAGCCAAGCCATGCGTTTGTTTAAAAACGTTGATGGCATTGACTTTGTGCTACTTAACAATAGTGATGTAATTAGACACCGACTGGTAAAATCAATTATTGAGATTTATGAAAAAGAAAGTAACAACTAA
- a CDS encoding SAM-dependent chlorinase/fluorinase, producing MITLTTDLGLKDYYVGAIKGAIFSQLPTACIVDITHELEPFDIMQASYVIKNSYPNFPQGTVHIIGIDAHPDINSPYTAVQINGQYFIGADNGIFSLLFDKVPDIVVELNLKQDVDTLNFPIRDIFAKAACHIARGGTLEVIGTLKKELKEKTILRPIANPTAIRGSIIYIDSYGNAITNITKGLFAETGKGRKYTIDITRYSISKISETYNDVVEGEMVAIFNSANHIELSINKGKIANLLNLHLGDIITVNFQ from the coding sequence ATAATTACACTTACTACAGATCTTGGCTTAAAGGATTATTATGTAGGAGCAATAAAAGGAGCTATTTTTTCGCAATTGCCAACTGCTTGTATTGTTGATATAACGCACGAACTGGAGCCTTTTGATATTATGCAGGCTTCTTACGTAATTAAAAATAGTTATCCTAATTTTCCGCAAGGTACCGTTCATATAATTGGAATTGATGCACATCCTGATATTAATTCGCCTTATACCGCAGTGCAGATAAACGGACAGTATTTTATTGGTGCGGACAATGGTATTTTTTCGTTGTTGTTTGATAAGGTTCCTGATATTGTAGTTGAGCTAAATCTTAAACAAGATGTAGATACATTAAACTTCCCAATTCGGGATATATTTGCGAAAGCTGCTTGCCATATTGCACGAGGTGGAACTTTAGAGGTTATTGGTACGTTGAAAAAAGAATTGAAGGAAAAAACTATTTTGAGACCAATTGCAAATCCTACAGCAATAAGAGGCTCAATTATATATATTGATTCTTATGGAAATGCCATTACCAACATAACAAAAGGCTTGTTTGCCGAAACAGGTAAAGGCAGAAAATATACCATCGACATCACTCGCTATAGTATTTCAAAAATAAGCGAAACGTATAACGATGTAGTAGAGGGGGAGATGGTAGCAATTTTTAATTCGGCTAATCATATTGAACTATCTATCAATAAAGGGAAAATTGCCAATTTGCTAAATTTGCATTTGGGAGATATAATTACCGTTAATTTCCAATGA
- a CDS encoding DUF167 domain-containing protein, producing the protein MILTIKAKPNSKKNSLYFENNMLGCKIASPPTDGKANKCLLAYLSDLWHIPKSRIVILKGESSAIKRLEIDDVYGPIITQWIAENK; encoded by the coding sequence ATGATTCTTACCATAAAGGCAAAGCCCAATAGCAAAAAAAACAGTTTATACTTTGAAAACAATATGTTGGGATGCAAAATTGCATCTCCTCCAACCGATGGAAAGGCAAATAAGTGTTTGTTGGCTTATTTGTCTGATTTGTGGCATATTCCAAAGTCAAGAATTGTAATTCTAAAAGGAGAAAGCTCTGCTATAAAAAGATTAGAAATTGATGATGTGTATGGACCTATTATAACTCAGTGGATAGCTGAGAATAAATAA
- a CDS encoding tRNA-(ms[2]io[6]A)-hydroxylase → MLGLKLPTDPRWVNIVEQNIDEILTDHAWCEQKAVSNAISIIVKYPEHTDMVDALLEIAKEELAHFEMVHEKIKQRNNVLGPERKDEYVNDLYKFIRTGFARHIVLVDRLLFSALIEARSCERFRVLSENIKDKNLAEFYRELMISEATHYTTFIGFARKYGQGVDVDKRWKEYLEYEATVIAKYGKKETIHG, encoded by the coding sequence ATGTTAGGATTAAAACTACCCACCGACCCAAGATGGGTTAATATTGTAGAACAAAATATAGATGAAATACTAACCGACCATGCTTGGTGCGAGCAAAAAGCAGTATCAAATGCCATATCAATTATTGTAAAATATCCGGAACATACTGATATGGTTGACGCTTTGCTTGAAATTGCAAAAGAAGAATTAGCGCACTTTGAAATGGTGCACGAAAAAATAAAACAACGCAACAATGTGCTAGGACCTGAGCGAAAAGACGAGTATGTAAATGATTTATATAAATTTATTCGGACCGGATTTGCACGCCATATTGTACTTGTAGATAGATTACTATTTTCTGCGTTGATAGAAGCTCGAAGTTGTGAGCGTTTTAGAGTACTTTCAGAAAATATAAAAGACAAGAACTTAGCCGAATTTTACCGTGAACTTATGATAAGCGAAGCCACACACTACACTACTTTTATTGGTTTTGCCCGCAAATATGGACAGGGTGTTGATGTAGATAAACGCTGGAAAGAATACCTTGAATACGAGGCTACTGTTATAGCAAAATATGGAAAAAAGGAAACCATTCACGGATAA
- a CDS encoding transketolase: MASKAQKKESLTFEDFKQIVLNDYRIANESREASLLGRKEVLTGKAKFGIFGDGKEVAQIAMAKVFKEGDFRSGYYRDQTFMFATENLTIKEWFAGLYANADVDLEPSSAGRQMNGHFATRSLNPDGTWKDLTKIKNSSSDISPTGGQMPRLLGLAMASKVYKENPELQQGDFLKFSNKGNEVAFGTIGDASTSEGLFWETLNAAGVMQVPMVMSVWDDGHGISVPKKYQTIKESISEALKGFQRNATQTGYEILVTKGWDYAHLCETYEKAAKIAREQHVPVLVHVDEMTQPQGHSTSGSHERYKSKERLQWEQDFDPIYKMREWIISSAIASAEELDKIENDSKQFVREQKNLAWTDFITPIKQEVKEIADIIEHVAAESKYSEELHKIKSTLLETPDAIRKDCVVAAKKALRVTRFENNTAKQQLSNWLNISTISNYDRYNSYLFSQSELAISNSKPVSVEYSSENKVVDGREILRDNFDAILAKHPEVLIFGEDAGKIGGVNQGLEGLQKKYGEHRVFDTGIREATIIGQAIGMALRGLRPIAEIQYLDYLLYAIQIMSDDLATVQYRTKGGQKAPVIIRTRGHRFEGVWHSGSPMGMIINSIRGIHVCTPRNMTQAAGFYNTLLDADEPAIVIEPLMCYRMKEPLPLNHGQYKVQLGMPEILCNGTDVTIVTYGYSCYLAVEAAEQLKEFGISVEVIDVQTLLPFDITSTIVESIKKTNRVLFLDEDVSGGASAYMMQKVLEEQSAYRYLDAEPKTLSAKDHRPAYGSDGSYFSKPASDTIFDAIYGMIQETNPEQFPKLY; this comes from the coding sequence ATGGCATCTAAAGCCCAAAAAAAAGAATCATTAACTTTTGAGGATTTTAAACAAATAGTTTTAAACGACTATAGAATTGCAAATGAAAGTCGCGAAGCATCGCTTCTTGGTAGAAAAGAAGTTTTGACCGGAAAAGCCAAGTTTGGAATTTTTGGCGATGGAAAAGAAGTGGCACAAATTGCCATGGCAAAAGTTTTTAAAGAGGGAGATTTTAGATCGGGTTATTATCGCGACCAAACATTTATGTTTGCCACAGAAAACCTAACTATAAAAGAATGGTTTGCCGGCTTGTATGCCAATGCTGATGTAGATTTGGAACCATCATCGGCTGGAAGACAAATGAACGGCCATTTTGCTACACGTAGCTTAAACCCCGATGGAACTTGGAAAGATTTAACAAAAATAAAAAACTCATCGTCCGATATTTCTCCAACCGGAGGTCAAATGCCACGACTATTAGGATTGGCAATGGCTTCGAAGGTTTATAAAGAAAATCCTGAACTACAACAAGGAGATTTTTTAAAATTTTCGAACAAAGGAAATGAAGTAGCTTTTGGAACCATAGGAGATGCTAGCACCTCCGAAGGACTTTTTTGGGAAACCTTAAATGCTGCGGGCGTAATGCAAGTGCCCATGGTAATGTCTGTTTGGGATGATGGTCATGGAATATCTGTTCCCAAAAAGTACCAAACCATAAAAGAAAGTATTTCAGAAGCGCTAAAAGGGTTTCAAAGAAATGCAACTCAAACAGGATACGAAATTTTGGTAACTAAAGGGTGGGATTATGCGCACTTATGCGAAACATACGAGAAAGCCGCAAAAATTGCCAGAGAACAACACGTTCCTGTGTTGGTACATGTTGATGAAATGACACAACCGCAAGGGCACAGCACATCTGGCTCTCACGAGAGATACAAATCGAAAGAAAGGTTGCAGTGGGAACAAGACTTCGACCCTATTTATAAAATGCGAGAGTGGATTATCTCCTCAGCCATTGCAAGTGCCGAAGAACTTGATAAAATAGAGAATGACAGCAAGCAATTTGTTCGTGAACAAAAAAATTTAGCATGGACAGATTTTATTACTCCCATAAAACAGGAAGTAAAGGAAATTGCCGACATAATTGAACACGTTGCCGCAGAAAGCAAATACTCCGAAGAACTACACAAAATTAAATCTACGCTATTAGAAACACCAGATGCTATAAGAAAAGATTGTGTAGTAGCAGCAAAAAAGGCGCTAAGAGTTACTCGATTCGAAAACAATACAGCAAAACAACAACTAAGCAATTGGTTAAATATTTCTACCATTTCTAATTACGACCGCTACAACTCTTATCTATTCAGTCAATCAGAACTAGCTATTTCTAATAGCAAACCGGTATCGGTAGAGTATTCAAGCGAAAACAAGGTGGTAGATGGAAGAGAAATATTAAGAGATAACTTTGATGCAATTCTAGCAAAACACCCGGAAGTATTGATATTTGGCGAAGATGCTGGTAAAATTGGCGGTGTAAACCAAGGATTAGAAGGATTACAAAAAAAATACGGAGAGCACCGTGTTTTTGATACAGGTATTAGAGAAGCAACTATCATTGGACAAGCAATTGGTATGGCCTTAAGAGGATTGCGTCCAATTGCAGAAATTCAGTATTTAGATTACTTATTGTACGCAATTCAAATCATGAGCGATGATTTGGCTACAGTGCAATACCGCACCAAAGGTGGACAAAAAGCTCCGGTTATTATCAGAACCAGGGGACATCGATTTGAGGGTGTTTGGCACTCTGGCTCTCCAATGGGAATGATTATAAATTCAATTAGAGGAATTCATGTTTGTACGCCACGTAATATGACACAAGCAGCGGGCTTCTACAACACACTTTTGGATGCTGACGAACCTGCAATTGTAATTGAACCACTTATGTGTTACCGCATGAAAGAGCCACTTCCCCTTAACCACGGACAGTATAAAGTACAGCTTGGCATGCCAGAAATTTTATGTAATGGAACAGACGTTACTATTGTTACCTACGGATATTCCTGTTATTTAGCCGTTGAAGCTGCTGAACAATTAAAAGAATTTGGAATTTCAGTTGAGGTTATTGATGTACAAACCTTATTGCCATTTGATATAACAAGCACAATTGTAGAATCTATAAAGAAAACCAATAGAGTATTATTTTTAGACGAAGATGTGTCCGGAGGTGCAAGTGCATATATGATGCAAAAAGTGTTGGAAGAACAAAGCGCTTATAGATACTTAGATGCCGAACCTAAAACATTATCAGCAAAAGACCACCGACCTGCATACGGATCAGATGGTTCTTACTTCTCAAAACCTGCATCAGACACTATATTTGATGCTATTTACGGAATGATACAAGAAACAAATCCGGAGCAATTTCCAAAGTTGTATTAA
- a CDS encoding CTP synthase, which translates to MQHNTKYIFVTGGVTSSLGKGIISASLAKLLQARGFTTTIQKLDPYINIDPGTLNPYEHGECYVTDDGAETDLDLGHYERFLNVPTSKANNVTTGRIYQTVIDKERRGDYLGKTVQVIPHITDEIKNRIKVLGKTGKYQFVITEIGGTVGDIESLPYIESVRQLKWELGKDCLVIHLTLLPYLAAAGELKTKPTQHSVKMLLESGVQPDVLVCRTEWPVTKEVKNKIALFCNVSPDAVIEARDASTIYEVPLLMEKEKLDAVVLEKLGVEVGGRLNLDNWRVFLDKLHHPKSVVNIGLIGKYVELRDSYKSIAEAFVHAGAINDCKVNIEWIHSEDIEEENVAKELKGLMGILVAPGFGNRGIEGKITAIKYARENNIPFFGICLGMQCAVIEFARNVIGLKNAHSTEMNPLTPHPVIDLLETQKKIVNKGGTMRLGSYSCEIADENSLAFDVYKTKNIQERHRHRYEFNNEYLRDFEKYGMIASGMNPDAGLVEMVELKNHPWFLAVQFHPEYKSTVENPHPLFTNFVKTVIKLNKLQKA; encoded by the coding sequence ATGCAACACAATACCAAATACATTTTTGTTACAGGTGGCGTAACATCATCTTTAGGAAAGGGAATTATTTCTGCTTCTTTGGCTAAACTTCTTCAGGCAAGAGGCTTTACAACTACCATTCAAAAATTAGATCCATATATTAATATTGATCCTGGTACACTAAATCCTTATGAACATGGCGAATGTTATGTTACTGATGATGGTGCCGAAACAGACTTGGATTTGGGACATTACGAACGCTTTTTAAATGTACCTACGTCAAAAGCAAATAACGTAACTACGGGTCGCATATATCAAACTGTAATTGATAAAGAGAGAAGAGGTGATTATTTGGGAAAGACAGTGCAGGTAATTCCACATATAACTGATGAGATTAAAAATAGGATTAAAGTATTAGGTAAGACAGGAAAGTATCAATTCGTAATAACCGAAATTGGTGGAACAGTAGGCGACATTGAGTCTTTGCCATATATTGAGTCGGTTCGCCAATTAAAATGGGAACTTGGAAAAGATTGTTTAGTAATACACCTTACTTTATTACCTTATCTAGCTGCTGCCGGTGAATTAAAAACCAAACCGACACAACACTCTGTTAAAATGCTACTGGAATCAGGTGTTCAGCCCGATGTGTTGGTATGTAGAACAGAATGGCCTGTAACAAAGGAAGTGAAAAATAAGATTGCACTATTTTGTAACGTATCTCCAGATGCGGTAATTGAGGCTAGAGATGCTTCTACTATCTATGAAGTACCATTGCTAATGGAAAAAGAAAAATTGGATGCTGTTGTGCTTGAAAAATTAGGTGTTGAAGTAGGTGGTAGGTTAAATCTTGATAATTGGAGAGTATTTTTGGATAAGTTACATCATCCTAAAAGTGTAGTAAATATTGGTTTAATTGGAAAGTATGTTGAACTGAGAGATTCCTACAAGTCAATAGCAGAAGCATTTGTGCATGCTGGTGCTATAAATGATTGTAAAGTAAATATAGAGTGGATACATTCCGAAGATATAGAAGAAGAGAATGTAGCAAAGGAGTTGAAAGGATTGATGGGTATATTGGTAGCTCCTGGTTTTGGAAACAGAGGAATAGAAGGGAAGATAACGGCTATAAAGTATGCACGAGAAAACAACATTCCATTTTTTGGTATTTGCTTGGGAATGCAGTGTGCTGTTATTGAATTTGCTAGAAATGTTATTGGATTAAAAAATGCACATTCTACAGAAATGAATCCTTTAACACCACATCCCGTAATCGATTTATTGGAAACGCAGAAAAAGATTGTAAACAAAGGAGGAACCATGCGTTTAGGTTCTTATTCATGCGAAATAGCAGACGAAAATTCATTAGCATTTGATGTATATAAAACTAAAAATATACAAGAACGTCATCGTCACCGATATGAGTTTAATAATGAGTATTTAAGAGATTTTGAAAAATATGGTATGATTGCTTCAGGAATGAATCCGGATGCAGGTTTGGTAGAGATGGTTGAATTAAAGAATCATCCATGGTTTTTAGCCGTTCAGTTCCATCCCGAATATAAAAGCACAGTAGAAAATCCACACCCATTGTTTACTAACTTTGTTAAAACTGTAATTAAGCTAAATAAGCTGCAAAAAGCTTAG
- the murQ gene encoding N-acetylmuramic acid 6-phosphate etherase, producing MKKFTRTTEADSKYNNLEKMNIKELLANINKEDHDVPKAISKVIPSIEKLVSQVVKKLKSGGRLFYLGAGTSGRLGIVDASECPPTYGVPHGMVIGLIAGGDAAIRKAVEFAEDDTKQGWKDLKAHKISTKDIVIGITASGTTPYVIGAIEECNKQKITTACITCNSNSPLGKIAMYPIEVVVGPEFVTGSTRMKAGTAQKLVLNMISSAAMIKLGRVKGNKMVDMQLSNNKLVDRGTNLVMKSLGIPYKQAEQLLLKHGSVRKAISAIK from the coding sequence ATGAAAAAATTTACAAGAACAACCGAAGCAGACTCTAAGTATAACAACTTGGAGAAAATGAATATTAAGGAATTGCTTGCAAACATAAACAAAGAAGACCACGATGTTCCAAAGGCAATTAGTAAGGTAATTCCGTCAATTGAAAAACTAGTTTCTCAAGTAGTAAAAAAGCTTAAATCAGGTGGCCGATTATTTTATTTAGGAGCCGGAACCAGCGGCAGACTAGGAATTGTAGATGCTTCGGAATGCCCACCTACTTATGGAGTGCCTCATGGCATGGTTATAGGTCTAATTGCCGGAGGCGATGCTGCTATACGCAAGGCTGTTGAGTTTGCAGAAGACGATACCAAACAAGGGTGGAAAGATTTAAAAGCACATAAAATATCAACAAAAGACATAGTTATTGGAATTACCGCATCCGGCACAACCCCTTATGTAATTGGAGCAATAGAAGAATGCAACAAACAAAAAATTACAACAGCCTGCATTACCTGCAACTCCAATAGCCCACTTGGCAAAATTGCAATGTATCCTATAGAAGTAGTTGTGGGGCCTGAATTTGTAACAGGCAGCACCAGAATGAAAGCAGGTACTGCTCAAAAATTAGTGCTAAATATGATTTCGTCTGCTGCTATGATAAAATTGGGAAGGGTAAAAGGAAATAAAATGGTAGACATGCAATTAAGCAACAACAAATTAGTTGACAGAGGAACCAATCTGGTAATGAAATCTCTTGGAATACCCTATAAACAAGCCGAACAACTACTTTTAAAGCATGGTAGTGTAAGAAAGGCGATTAGTGCAATTAAGTAG